Sequence from the Aquimarina sp. Aq107 genome:
CAAAAATTTACTCCTTCAGAAATTATTAATCAAAATCCAGATTTTGAAAAAATAATTATAATTAAACATCTCGAAAATGGAGGTGTTGGAGCAGCTATTGCAACTGGATATAAGTGGTGTAAAGATCATAATATTGATTGTACAGCAGTAATGGCTGGAGATGGACAAATGGATCCTGATGAATTAGAATCTATTTGTAAACCCGTCATAGAAGAAGATATAGATTACGTTAAAGGAAATCGTTTGATCCATAAAAGCGCCTGGGTAATTATCCCAAGAGTGCGCTTTTTAGGCAACTCAATTCTTAGTATACTAACCAAGATCGCTTCAGGATACTGGGGAGTGTCAGATACTCAAAGTGGATATACTGCAATATCAAATAATGCTCTAAATTCTGTACCTCTTTATGACATCTATAAAAGATATGGAATGCCCAATGATTTATTAGTAAAACTTAATATTGCATTCTGTACTATTAGAGAAGTAAAGATTAAACCAATATATGGTGTAGGTGAAAAATCAAAATTAAATATCATCAAAGTATCTTTACCTATACTCTTTTTATTAGTTCGGTGCTTTTTCAAAAGACTTCAAACAAAATATTTATATCGTAGTTTCCATCCTTTATATTTATTGTATTGGGTCGCTTTTATTATTGGTATCATTAATAGTTATTTCTTCTACCAACTAATAACTAATTTTTTTGTTCCAAATTCTAAAACACCGACAGATTATCTAATCATATTTATCTTCCTAACCATATCAGGATTTCAATCATTGTTATTCGCAATGTGGATGGATATTCAAGATAACGAAAGGTTATCCAAATAATAAAATTATTATTTCATTTGTTTTAAATCTTTTAAACGTATCGGTGATAAATAAAACCAAATAGCTCCGGGAATAAATGAAATTAATTGAAGAATAAATATAATTAAGGATAAAGCTATAGCATCTTCTGCAGAAAGATCATACAACTGAAAAATAAAAATCAAAGATGTTTCGCGAACTCCAATTCCTAACACTGTAACAGGAAGCAATGTCAGTATCCCTAAAACAAAAGTCCCCAAAAACAGCCCTAAATGATCAATCTCAATTCGCATAGCCCAGGCAACATAATTAAAAACTCCATACATCATAATCATACTTAAGCAGGTAATCACAAAACCCAGTATACTTTTAGAGCATCCAAGATTATGAGAATTGAATGCTTCTATCCAAGGCTTAACAATTCTCTTAAACTTACCTCTAAACCTGTAAATCAATAAAAAAAATGTTATTACGCCTATCAAGGAAAATACCAATCCTATGTTGTTGTTTGGTAATTTTAGAACACCAAAATTAAACTGATAATAAAACAACGCTAATAAACTGAAAAACATTAAACCAACTAAATCAAAAAGACGATCCATAATCAAGCTAGACCAACCTATTTTCTGAGTAGGTAATTCATCCTTAATATAAAATAATCTACCAAAATCTCCCAAGCGTCCTGGGGTGATATTAGCCAAAAAAAGGCCTATAAAAAAAACTTTAAAGGCTTTATATTGTACTAAAGGAATTCCGTATGAATTCGAAATAATTTTCCACCTTATACTTTTCAAGTAAAAAGCTAACCATAAAATAAATACCGCGATAATGATATGAATAAAAGAAATCTTTTTAATTGATTCAAAAGTTTCTTCCCAACCTACTTTATATATTAGATAAAAAAATAAGGTTATTCCAATAAATTTTAACCAAAAGCTAATATTTAACAAATACTTCTTAGTCATTAATTTAAAATAATACTTTTTTCTTTTTCTATATTACCAATAAATACTAAATCACCATGTACTTTTTTACAAGAATAAAATTTCATTTTCATTTCTTGTTCAAGCATCCATTTGTAAGGAAAAAACCGTACATGCTCATCTAAAGTATAATAATAAGCTCTTTGACAAGGAACTACTACACATAAAGTTTTTTTAGTAATTCTTTTTAATTCTCTAACAGCTTTTTCAAAATCTATAACATGTTCCAAAGTATGTGTAGAGAAGACTACATCAAAGGAATTATCTTCAAAAGGCAAATTTTCTATATTAGCCTGAAAATAATCACTATGATCAAAACTTTTACCACCTATAATATCACATCCCACAGTTTTAAATCCTTTTTTATTCGCATATTCGAGTAAGAATCCATTTCCACATCCAACATCAATAAATGTTTGGTTATCAGATTTTATCTCTTCAAATACATATTTTAGGCATTGTTTAGACATATCAGTCTGTCTAGTGTTAGAAAACCTTGTATCCCTATTAGAATAAAAATCAGAAAACTCCTTCTCTGACCATTTAAAAATTGTGGATTTTAAATTCATTACGGTTTTTATATCCCTTCCTTTATATGCATAATAATAGAATAGAAACATGAAAAACTTAGAATCTCTGATAACTGGCGGTAACCACTCATCCATAAAATACCTAACAATATTTGTAAAACTTCTACTATTCATAAATAAACCTTTATTGTTTGAAGCTGAAATAACGAATGTAAGTATTACCAAACAGAATTTCTACTTTAACAATAAAAAAACTGATAAAACAAACCTATAATTAGCCTTAAGTAAAATAAGGCATTCGCCAAATCTGAAAAACAAAAGAAACAAAAAAAGCTTCACCATAATGATGAAGCTTTGAGCGGGAGACCAGGTTCGAACTGGCGACATTCAGCTTGGAAGGCTGACGCTCTACCAACTGAGCTACTCCCGCTTTTCAGGCGCAAATGTATTATATTTTATGAAAAATAAAAATAAAAATATTTTTATTTTTATTTTTGAACTATCCTCTCAATTTGCCTTAAGATCAAAAAAAGTCGCTCTTCACATTGAATAATAGTGTCTTATACTCAAGTCAAAAATCGAATAAAAAAGTATTTTATCGAAAATAATTGCATTTAATCGGATAAAATATGTATTTTTGTAGTTAATAAAATATTAATATATTAGCAACTTATCTAACTTAGCTTAGATAAAAGACTAGTTTTGTTTAAAGAAAATAGTTACGTGATAACCCCAAACAAAGAGAGGTAAAACTCTTTTTTGAAAAGAAATTTCCTACAGCCTATGAAGGTAAAATTACTTCTTTTTATATGTATACTTTCATCATTAAGCCATGTATATGCACAGGTGAAAGTTGGTGACAATCCTAACCAAATAGATACTTCTTCTATTTTGGAATTAGAAAGTGTTGACAAAGCGTTCGTTTTGACAAGAATAAATACTGCTCAAATGAATGCACTTACTCCTTTAAACGGAGCGTTAGTGTACAATACGGATGACCAATGTATTTTTCAATTCAACAATAACAGTTGGACCAGTTTATGTAATGGCAACGATAATCAAGCATTAACATTTAATTCAACTACCAATATACTAACACTAGAAAATGGTGGGTCTGTTGATTTAACTTCTCTAATAAACGATCAAGACTCCGACCCTACTAATGAAATCCAAATTTTAAGTCAAACTGGTAATACTATTACCTTATCTAACGGAGGAGGAAGTTTTACAGAAACCATATCCACTCTTATGGATAATGGCGATGGTACATTTACTTATACTTCCGAAGATGGTACTATAACAAATATTGGTACTATAGGTGCACAAGGACCCACTGGTGCACAAGGACCACAAGGTGATACTGGGGCGCAAGGACCACAAGGTATTCAAGGACCACAAGGAGACACCGGTGCACAAGGACCGCAAGGTATTCAAGGACCGCAAGGAGACACTGGTGCACAAGGACCGCAAGGTGATACTGGTGCGCAAGGACCACAAGGTGATACTGGTGCGCAAGGACCGCAAGGTATTCAAGGACCTCAAGGAGACACTGGTGCGCAAGGACCACAAGGTATTCAAGGACCGCAAGGAGACACTGGTGCACAAGGGCCACAAGGAGACACCGGTGCACAAGGACCACAAGGAGACACTGGTGCACAAGGACCACAAGGTATTCAAGGACCGCAAGGTGATACTGGTGCGCAAGGACCACAAGGTATTCAAGGACCTCAAGGAGACACTGGTGCACAAGGGCCACAAGGTATTCAAGGACCGCAAGGAGACACTGGTGCGCAAGGACCACAAGGTATTCAAGGACCACAAGGTATTCAAGGACCGCAAGGAGACACTGGTGCGCAAGGACCTCAAGGAGACACTGGTGCGCAAGGACCACAAGGTATTCAAGGACCGCAAGGAGACACTGGTGCACAAGGGCCACAAGGTATTCAAGGACCGCAAGGAGACACTGGTGCACAAGGACCACAAGGTATTCAAGGACCGCAAGGTGATACTGGGGCGCAAGGACCACAAGGTATTCAAGGACCGCAAGGTGATACTGGTGCGCAAGGACCACAAGGTATTCAAGGACCGCAAGGGGACACTGGTGCACAAGGACCGCAAGGTATTCAGGGACCTCAAGGAGACACTGGTGCACAAGGAACGCAAGGTGATACTGGTGCGCAAGGACCGCAAGGTATTCAAGGACCTCAAGGAGACACTGGTGCACAAGGACCACAAGGTATTCAAGGACCGCAAGGTGATACTGGGGCGCAAGGACCACAAGGTATTCAAGGACCGCAAGGTGACACTGGTGCGCAAGGACCACAAGGTATTCAAGGACCTCAAGGAGACACTGGTGCGCAAGGACCACAAGGTATTCAAGGAACGCAAGGTGATACTGGTGCGCAAGGACCACAAGGAGACACTGGTGCGCAAGGACCACAAGGTGATACTGGTGCGCAAGGACCACAAGGTATTCAAGGACCACAAGGAGACACTGGTGCGCAAGGACCGCAAGGTATTCAAGGACCGCAAGGAGACACTGGTGCACAAGGACCGCAAGGTATTCAAGGACCACAAGGTGATACTGGTGCGCAAGGACCACAAGGTATTCAAGGACCACAAGGAGACACTGGTGCGCAAGGACCGCAAGGTATTCAAGGACCTCAAGGAGACACTGGTGCGCAAGGACCACAAGGTATTCAGGGACCTCAAGGAGACACTGGTGCACAAGGGCCACAAGGTATTCAAGGACCGCAAGGAGACACTGGTGCACAAGGGCCACAAGGTATTCAAGGACCGCAAGGAGACACTGGTGCACAAGGACCACAAGGTATTCAAGGACCGCAAGGAGACACTGGTGCACAAGGGCCACAAGGTATTCAAGGACCGCAAGGAGACACTGGTGCGCAAGGACCACAAGGTATTCAAGGACCGCAAGGTGATACTGGTGCGCAAGGACCGCAAGGTATTCAAGGACCTCAAGGAGACACTGGTGCGCAAGGACCACAAGGTATTCAAGGACCGCAAGGAGACACTGGTGCACAAGGGCCACAAGGTATTCAAGGACCGCAAGGAGACACTGGTGCACAAGGACCGCAAGGTGATACTGGTGCGCAAGGACCACAAGGTGATACTGGTGCGCAAGGACCGCAAGGTATTCAAGGACCTCAAGGAGACACTGGTGCACAAGGGCCACAAGGAGATACTGGTACACAAGGACCACAAGGTATTCAAGGACCACAAGGAGACACTGGTGCGCAAGGGCCACAAGGTATTCAAGGACCGCAAGGAGACACTGGTGCACAAGGACCACAAGGTATTCAAGGACCGCAAGGAGACACTGGTGCACAAGGGCCACAAGGTATTCAAGGACCGCAAGGAGACACTGGTGCGCAAGGACCACAAGGTATTCAAGGACCGCAAGGAGACACTGGTGCACAAGGGCCACAAGGTATTCAAGGACCGCAAGGAGACACTGGTGCGCAAGGACCACAAGGTATTCAAGGACCGCAAGGTGATACTGGTGCGCAAGGACCGCAAGGTATTCAAGGACCTCAAGGAGACACTGGTGCGCAAGGACCACAAGGTATTCAAGGACCGCAAGGAGACACTGGTGCACAAGGGCCACAAGGTATTCAAGGACCGCAAGGAGACACTGGTGCACAAGGACCGCAAGGTGATACTGGTGCGCAAGGACCACAAGGTGATACTGGTGCGCAAGGACCGCAAGGTATTCAAGGACCTCAAGGAGACACTGGTGCACAAGGGCCACAAGGAGATACTGGTACACAAGGACCACAAGGTATTCAAGGACCGCAAGGAGACACTGGTGCGCAAGGACCACAAGGTATTCAAGGACCGCAAGGAGACACTGGTGCACAAGGGCCACAAGGTGATACTGGGGCGCAAGGACCACAAGGTATTCAAGGACCACAAGGAGACACTGGTGCGCAAGGACCACAAGGTATTCAAGGACCGCAAGGTGATACTGGGGCGCAAGGACCACAAGGTATTCAAGGACCGCAAGGTGATACTGGGGCGCAAGGACCACAAGGTATTCAAGGACCGCAAGGGGACACTGGTGCACAAGGACCGCAAGGTATTCAGGGACCTCAAGGAGACACTGGTGCACAAGGAACGCAAGGTGATACTGGTGCGCAAGGACCACAAGGAGACACTGGTGCGCAAGGACCTCAAGGTATTCAAGGACCGCAAGGTGATACCGGTGCACAAGGACCACAAGGTATTCAAGGACCGCAAGGTGATACTGGTGCGCAAGGACCGCAAGGTATTCAAGGACCGCAAGGTGATACTGGTGCGCAAGGACCGCAAGGTATTCAAGGACCGCAAGGGGACACTGGTGCACAAGGACCGCAAGGTATTCAAGGACCTCAAGGTGATACTGGTGCGCAAGGACCACAAGGTATTCAAGGACCGCAAGGTGATACTGGGGCGCAAGGACCACAAGGTATTCAAGGACCGCAAGGTGATACTGGTGCGCAAGGACCACAAGGTATTCAAGGACCGCAAGGGGACACTGGTGCACAAGGACCGCAAGGTATTCAAGGACCTCAAGGTGATACTGGGGCGCAAGGACCACAAGGTATTCAAGGACCGCAAGGTGATACTGGGGCGCAAGGGCCACAAGGTATTCAAGGACCACAAGGAGATACTGGTGCACAAGGACCGCAAGGTATTCAAGGACCACAAGGAGACACTGGTGCGCAAGGACCACAAGGTATTCAAGGACCGCAAGGTGATACTGGGGCGCAAGGACCACAAGGTATTCAAGGACCGCAAGGTGATACTGGGGCGCAAGGACCACAAGGTATTCAAGGACCGCAAGGGGACACTGGTGCACAAGGACCGCAAGGTATTCAGGGACCTCAAGGAGACACTGGTGCACAAGGAACGCAAGGTGATACTGGTGCGCAAGGACCACAAGGAGACACTGGTGCGCAAGGACCTCAAGGTATTCAAGGACCGCAAGGTGATACCGGTGCACAAGGACCACAAGGTATTCAAGGACCGCAAGGTGATACTGGTGCGCAAGGACCGCAAGGTATTCAAGGACCGCAAGGTGATACTGGTGCGCAAGGACCGCAAGGTATTCAAGGACCGCAAGGGGACACTGGTGCACAAGGACCGCAAGGTATTCAAGGACCTCAAGGTGATACTGGTGCGCAAGGACCACAAGGTATTCAAGGACCGCAAGGTGATACTGGGGCGCAAGGACCACAAGGTATTCAAGGACCGCAAGGTGATACTGGTGCGCAAGGACCACAAGGTATTCAAGGACCGCAAGGGGACACTGGTGCACAAGGACCGCAAGGTATTCAAGGACCTCAAGGTGATACTGGGGCGCAAGGACCACAAGGTATTCAAGGACCGCAAGGTGATACTGGGGCGCAAGGGCCACAAGGTATTCAAGGACCACAAGGAGATACTGGTGCACAAGGACCGCAAGGTATTCAAGGACCACAAGGTGATACTGGTGCGCAAGGACCACAAGGTATTCAAGGACCGCAAGGAGACACTGGTGCACAAGGGCCACAAGGTATTCAAGGACCGCAAGGAGACACTGGTGCACAAGGACCGCAAGGTATTCAAGGACCTCAAGGAGACACTGGTGCACAAGGGCCACAAGGTATTCAAGGACCGCAAGGAGACACTGGTGCGCAAGGGCCACAAGGTATTCAAGGACCGCAAGGAGACACTGGTGCGCAAGGACCGCAAGGTATTCAAGGACCGCAAGGAGACACTGGTGCACAAGGACCACAAGGTATTCAAGGACCACAAGGTGATACTGGTGCGCAAGGACCGCAAGGTATTCAAGGACCGCAAGGTATTCAAGGACCGCAAGGTGACACTGGTGCACAAGGGCCACAAGGTATTCAAGGACCACAAGGTGACACTGGAGCGCAAGGACCACAAGGTATTCAAGGACCGCAAGGTGATACTGGTGCGCAAGGACCACAAGGTATTCAAGGACCGCAAGGTGACACTGGTGCGCAGGGACCACAAGGTATTCAAGGACCGCAAGGTGACACTGGAGCACAGGGACCACAAGGTATTCAAGGACCGCAAGGTGACACTGGTGCGCAAGGACCACAAGGTATTCAAGGACCGCAAGGTGATACTGGAGCACAGGGACCACAAGGTATTCAAGGACCGCAAGGTGACACTGGTGCACAGGGACCACAAGGTATTCAAGGACCACAAGGTGATACTGGAGCACAGGGACCACAAGGTATTCAAGGACCGCAAGGTGACACTGGTGCACAGGGACCACAAGGTATTCAAGGACCGCAAGGTGATACTGGGGCGCAAGGACCACAAGGTATTCAAGGGCCACAAGGTGACACTGGAGCACAGGGACCACAAGGTATTCAAGGACCGCAAGGTGATACTGGTGCGCAAGGACCACAAGGTATTCAAGGACCGCAAGGTGACACTGGAGCACAGGGACCACAAGGTATTCAAGGACCGCAAGGTGATACTGGAGCGCAGGGACCACAAGGTATTCAAGGACCGCAAGGTGATACTGGTGCACAGGGACCACAAGGTATTCAAGGACCACAAGGTATTCAAGGACCACAAGGTGATACTGGAGCACAGGGACCACAAGGTATTCAAGGGCCACAAGGTGACACTGGAGCACAGGGACCACAAGGTATTCAAGGACCGCAAGGTGATACTGGGGCACAAGGACCGCAAGGTATTCAAGGACCACAAGGTGACACTGGAGCACAGGGACCACAAGGTATTCAAGGACCGCAAGGTGATACTGGAGCGCAGGGACCACAAGGTATTCAAGGACCGCAAGGTGATACTGGTGCACAGGGACCACAAGGTATTCAAGGACCGCAAGGTGATACTGGAGCACAGGGACCACAAGGTATTCAAGGGCCACAAGGTGATACTGGTGCGCAAGGACCACAAGGTATTCAAGGACCGCAAGGTGATACTGGTGCGCAAGGACCACAAGGTATTCAAGGACCGCAAGGTGATACTGGAGCGCAGGGACCACAAGGTATTCAAGGGCCGCAAGGTGACACTGGTGCACAAGGTATTCAAGGACCGCAAGGTGATACTGGAGCACAGGGACCACAAGGTATTCAAGGACCACAAGGTGATACTGGAGCACAGGGACCACAAGGTATTCAAGGACCACAAGGTGATACTGGTGCACAGGGACCACAAGGTATTCAAGGACCGCAAGGTGACACTGGAGCACAGGGACCACAAGGTATTCAAGGACCGCAAGGTGATACTGGTGCACAGGGACCACAAGGTATTCAAGGACCACAAGGTGACACTGGAGCGCAGGGACCACAAGGTATTCAAGGACCGCAAGGTGATACTGGTGCACAGGGACCACAAGGTATTCAAGGACCACAAGGTGATACTGGAGCACAGGGACCACAAGGTATTCAAGGACCGCAAGGTGATACTGGTGCACAGGGACCACAAGGTATTCAAGGGCCGCAAGGTGACACTGGTGCGCAGGGACCACAAGGTATTCAGGGACCGCAAGGTGACACTGGTGCGCAGGGACCACAAGGTATTCAAGGACCGCAAGGTGATACTGGTGCGCAAGGACCACAAGGTATTCAAGGACCGCAAGGTGACACTGGTGCGCAGGGACCACAAGGTATTCAAGGACCGCAAGGTGATACTGGTGCGCAGGGACCACAAGGTATTCAAGGACCGCAAGGTGATACTGGTGCACAGGGACCACAAGGTATTCAAGGACCACAAGGTGATACTGGAGCACAGGGACCACAAGGTATTCAAGGACCGCAAGGTGATACTGGAGCACAGGGACCACAAGGTATTCAAGGGCCGCAAGGTGATACTGGTGCACAGGGACCACAAGGTATTCAAGGGCCGCAAGGTGACACTGGTGCGCAGGGACCACAAGGTATTCAGGGACCGCAAGGTGACACTGGTGCGCAGGGACCACAAGGTATTCAAGGACCGCAAGGTGATACTGGTGCGCAGGGACCACAAGGTATTCAAGGACCGCAAGGTGATACTGGTGCACAGGGACCACAAGGTATTCAAGGACCGCAAGGTGATACTGGAGCACAGGGACCACAAGGTATTCAAGGGCCGCAAGGTGATACTGGTGCACAGGGACCACAAGGTATTCAAGGGCCGCAAGGTGACACTGGTGCGCAGGGACCACAAGGTATTCAGGGACCGCAAGGTGACACTGGTGCGCAGGGACCACAAGGTATTCAAGGACCGCAAGGTGATACTGGTGCGCAGGGACCACAAGGTATTCAAGGACCGCAAGGTGATACTGGTGCACAGGGACCACAAGGTATTCAAGGACCTACAGGAGATGTTCCAAATGGAGGTGGTTTAGATGTTATTTGGGCAGAAGAAAGTGGAGGATTAAATGTTGGTACAGGTTCAGGTTTTCAATTTTCGTTTGGTAATGGTGCTACTAGTCAATCTGGAGTAGTTGTAGGATATGAGTCTGTAGCTACTAAGCTATCTTTTTCAAGTCGAACAGCAGCAACTGGAACAGTAGAATTGTATGTAAATGGAGTTGCAACTGGTAGAACAATTTCTGTAACTTCAACAACTTCAAGTATAGTTCCTATTACTCCATTCACTCTTAACGAAACTGATAGAATAACGTTCAGAACTATTGCTGATAACGGATCTGCTAGAGGTTCACAAATAGTAATTGGTCTTGTTATCCAGACTGACGGTGTTACAGGAGCTACTGGGCCTGCTGGTGATCCGGCAACTGATGATCAAGATCTCTCTTTAAGTGGAAATATATTAAGCTTAACCGGAGATCCAACTCCAACTCCAGCTATTGACCTAACTCCATATTTAGACAACACAGATGATCAAACAGCTTCTGAAGTTGATTCTGATAATCCTGTAGATGTGGATGGTGATGGAACCACGGAAGGAACTGTAGAAGATGTAATTCAGGACATCGCGCCGATTACTTCTAAAGCTGCTAGGATATTCTATCCACCATCAATTGCTATTGATGCGAGTACGATTTCTGCTAATACAGCAGCCCCAGGTGATGAAAGCATCAATTTATATCAACAGTATATTGATCAATATACTCTAGCAAATGCTGCCACTTCTGCCTCTAGTACTAGTGCACCAGGAGCTATACCGACATACTTGGCGAATGAATTGTATTATTATGTAACTTTTTATGACCCTACAGTTTTCGCAAATGTTGAAATAGATGACAATGGAGTTATGACCTATGATATAATAGGTACACCTCCTGATTTTAACACATTAATTAATGTAGTATTCGTGGTAAGATAATTTTTATATGAAACTTATAAAATTATACAAAACTTTATCTAAATACCTAACTATTGGTATTATGATTGTGTATTTACTACCCTATACTTTATTTTCTCAAGAAACCTATAGAGATAATTTTAGTACAGTATCTTATGCCAACAATAACGGAAGTCAAAATTGGGCAGGAAACTGGATTGAAACAAATGACAATAACAGTCCAAATAACGGATTTATAAGAATAACTGGAGGAGATCTTAGATTTGATTGGTTGTTCGTAAACGATGAAAACATAAGAAGAACTGCTAATCTTACCGGAGCTTCTTCAGCAACTTTATCATTTGATTGGGAAACTAGCGGTCTAGATGGAGGTACCAATGGGGAAGAACTAAACATTCAAATATCCTCAGATGGTACAAACTTCACTGAAATAGGATCATTCACCGGAAGTCAGAATGGGACTTTTAACCAAGATATCTCCGGATTTATTTCTGCTAATACCACAATTAGATTTATTAATA
This genomic interval carries:
- a CDS encoding lysylphosphatidylglycerol synthase transmembrane domain-containing protein; translation: MTKKYLLNISFWLKFIGITLFFYLIYKVGWEETFESIKKISFIHIIIAVFILWLAFYLKSIRWKIISNSYGIPLVQYKAFKVFFIGLFLANITPGRLGDFGRLFYIKDELPTQKIGWSSLIMDRLFDLVGLMFFSLLALFYYQFNFGVLKLPNNNIGLVFSLIGVITFFLLIYRFRGKFKRIVKPWIEAFNSHNLGCSKSILGFVITCLSMIMMYGVFNYVAWAMRIEIDHLGLFLGTFVLGILTLLPVTVLGIGVRETSLIFIFQLYDLSAEDAIALSLIIFILQLISFIPGAIWFYLSPIRLKDLKQMK
- a CDS encoding glycosyltransferase family 2 protein: MLNNKTVAVVVPCYNESQQIMMVLNSMPSFVDRIIVVDDASKDDTVETVIKNLTDNTSTLEITSNLNNEIIPNIYNRADIEVKQKSIDEIQKFTPSEIINQNPDFEKIIIIKHLENGGVGAAIATGYKWCKDHNIDCTAVMAGDGQMDPDELESICKPVIEEDIDYVKGNRLIHKSAWVIIPRVRFLGNSILSILTKIASGYWGVSDTQSGYTAISNNALNSVPLYDIYKRYGMPNDLLVKLNIAFCTIREVKIKPIYGVGEKSKLNIIKVSLPILFLLVRCFFKRLQTKYLYRSFHPLYLLYWVAFIIGIINSYFFYQLITNFFVPNSKTPTDYLIIFIFLTISGFQSLLFAMWMDIQDNERLSK
- a CDS encoding methyltransferase domain-containing protein, which encodes MNSRSFTNIVRYFMDEWLPPVIRDSKFFMFLFYYYAYKGRDIKTVMNLKSTIFKWSEKEFSDFYSNRDTRFSNTRQTDMSKQCLKYVFEEIKSDNQTFIDVGCGNGFLLEYANKKGFKTVGCDIIGGKSFDHSDYFQANIENLPFEDNSFDVVFSTHTLEHVIDFEKAVRELKRITKKTLCVVVPCQRAYYYTLDEHVRFFPYKWMLEQEMKMKFYSCKKVHGDLVFIGNIEKEKSIILN